The Streptomyces sp. NBC_01275 genome has a segment encoding these proteins:
- a CDS encoding FadR/GntR family transcriptional regulator, whose protein sequence is MTGSEHPAPAPRSEHPAPRFGTLTVPKASDVLAAEVRERILSGELGEGTALPPERQLVEQTGLSRATVREALRILEVEGLVDIRPGRGGGAFVHRPGRESLASTVQLVIRGQRIRLAALHETREAVEPTCAALAAQRRTDEDLAELDAANAELIEAGDDIQRFLRANVRWHNAVARASGNELLIGFLSALSQAIHAATDLEQFMDAGIREVTARAHTRITEAVRAGDSAAAMRRMSRHVCGFARAAAEVDGRERVELTKPES, encoded by the coding sequence GTGACCGGCTCCGAGCACCCCGCCCCCGCCCCGCGCTCCGAGCACCCCGCCCCGCGCTTCGGCACGCTGACCGTCCCGAAGGCGTCGGACGTGCTGGCGGCGGAGGTGCGCGAGCGGATCCTGTCCGGGGAGCTCGGCGAGGGCACCGCCCTGCCCCCGGAGCGGCAGCTCGTCGAGCAGACGGGACTCAGCCGGGCCACCGTGCGGGAGGCGCTGCGGATCCTGGAGGTCGAGGGGCTTGTGGACATCCGCCCCGGGCGCGGCGGCGGGGCCTTCGTGCACCGGCCGGGGCGTGAGTCCCTGGCGAGCACCGTGCAGTTGGTGATCCGCGGCCAGCGGATCCGGCTGGCGGCGCTGCACGAGACGCGCGAGGCGGTCGAGCCGACCTGCGCCGCACTGGCGGCGCAGCGCCGCACGGACGAGGACCTCGCGGAACTCGACGCCGCCAACGCCGAGTTGATCGAGGCGGGCGACGACATCCAGCGCTTCCTGCGGGCCAATGTGCGCTGGCACAACGCGGTGGCGCGGGCCAGCGGCAACGAGCTGCTCATCGGGTTCCTCAGCGCGCTCTCGCAGGCGATCCACGCGGCCACGGACCTGGAGCAGTTCATGGACGCCGGCATCCGGGAGGTCACCGCCCGCGCGCACACGAGGATCACCGAGGCCGTCCGGGCGGGCGACTCGGCGGCGGCCATGCGGCGGATGTCCCGGCATGTGTGCGGGTTCGCGCGCGCGGCCGCCGAGGTGGACGGGCGGGAGCGCGTGGAGCTGACGAAGCCCGAGAGCTGA
- a CDS encoding CaiB/BaiF CoA-transferase family protein: MSGDGPLAGITVVALEQAVSAPMCTRTLGDFGARVVKVENPAGGDFARHYDDVVGGLAAHFVWANRGKESVALNLKSQAGLNVLHRLLARADVLVSNLAPGAMAKLGLSAPDLAMSRPDLVAVEIDGYGPGGPLSHKRAYDLLIQAESGACAVTGHPGHPAKAGPPVADVCSGLYAALSVTALLYGKGRGRPPSSVAVSLFDTMAELMGYPLTYTRHSGVDQQPLGMSSPAVSPYGAYPTADGQTVVLGTTNDREWDRLARELLERPDLADDERFRTNAGRVAHRAVLDAAITAWCTGHDLAHVQDRADAAGLGNARYNTPSEVVAHPQLAARDRWREIDTPAGPVPALLPPPVIDGYDPPMGAVPALGQHTDAVLAELGLDAAEIAALREQGAVG; encoded by the coding sequence ATGAGCGGCGACGGACCGCTGGCCGGGATCACGGTCGTGGCGCTGGAGCAGGCGGTGTCGGCCCCCATGTGCACCCGCACGCTGGGGGACTTCGGGGCCCGGGTCGTCAAGGTGGAGAACCCGGCCGGCGGCGACTTCGCCCGGCACTACGACGACGTGGTCGGCGGCCTCGCCGCACACTTCGTGTGGGCCAACCGGGGCAAGGAGTCCGTCGCCCTGAACCTCAAGTCGCAGGCCGGCCTGAACGTCCTGCACCGGCTCCTGGCCCGCGCCGACGTCCTCGTATCCAACCTCGCCCCCGGCGCGATGGCCAAACTCGGCCTCTCCGCACCCGACTTGGCGATGAGCCGCCCCGACCTGGTCGCCGTGGAGATCGACGGCTACGGCCCCGGCGGCCCCCTCTCCCACAAACGGGCCTACGACCTGCTGATCCAGGCCGAGTCGGGGGCGTGCGCGGTGACGGGCCACCCGGGACACCCCGCCAAGGCAGGGCCGCCGGTGGCCGACGTGTGCAGCGGACTGTACGCGGCCCTCTCCGTGACGGCACTGCTCTACGGCAAGGGACGGGGGCGGCCGCCCTCCTCGGTGGCGGTCAGCCTCTTCGACACCATGGCCGAGCTGATGGGCTACCCGCTGACCTACACCCGGCACTCGGGGGTCGACCAGCAGCCCCTGGGCATGAGTTCGCCCGCGGTGTCGCCGTACGGGGCGTATCCGACGGCCGACGGGCAGACTGTCGTGCTCGGCACGACGAACGACCGGGAGTGGGACCGGCTCGCCCGCGAGCTGCTCGAACGGCCCGACCTCGCGGACGACGAACGGTTCCGCACGAACGCGGGACGGGTCGCGCACCGGGCCGTGCTGGACGCCGCGATCACCGCCTGGTGCACCGGGCACGACCTCGCCCACGTCCAGGACCGCGCGGACGCGGCCGGGCTCGGCAACGCCCGCTACAACACGCCGAGCGAGGTCGTCGCGCATCCGCAGCTCGCCGCCCGCGACCGCTGGCGGGAGATCGACACACCGGCCGGGCCGGTCCCGGCGCTGCTGCCGCCGCCGGTGATCGACGGCTACGACCCGCCCATGGGCGCGGTGCCCGCGCTGGGCCAGCACACGGACGCCGTGCTCGCCGAACTCGGCCTGGACGCAGCGGAGATCGCCGCGCTGCGGGAGCAGGGAGCGGTGGGATGA
- a CDS encoding enoyl-CoA hydratase/isomerase family protein, whose product MSEVSPSPVLTVAADGDVRVVTLNRPDRLNGVSEDLHRRLSEVWRELADDSKARAVVLTGAGRAFSAGGDLDHLRRHHTDPELRERSIRLDRTIQTEMIRFPLPVVAAVNGPAVGLGCSLALGCDLVLMAEDAYLADPHVSVGLVAGDGGVTLWPLLTSLLRVKEYLFTGDRIPAAVAVELGLANRVVPGDRLLEEALALAHRLAAQPAEALRATKAALSAVVEQVSRGGMEAALLAERATMTSPDHIRIVESLASRSARRAAAEED is encoded by the coding sequence ATGAGCGAGGTGAGTCCAAGTCCCGTACTGACCGTGGCCGCCGACGGCGACGTCCGCGTGGTCACGCTGAACCGCCCCGACCGGCTGAACGGCGTGTCCGAAGATCTCCACCGCAGGCTCTCCGAGGTGTGGCGGGAGCTCGCGGACGACAGCAAGGCGCGTGCCGTCGTCCTGACCGGCGCGGGGCGGGCGTTCAGCGCGGGAGGCGACCTCGACCATCTGCGCCGCCACCACACCGATCCGGAGCTGCGGGAGCGGTCGATCCGCCTCGACCGGACGATCCAGACCGAGATGATCCGCTTCCCGCTGCCGGTCGTCGCCGCCGTCAACGGCCCGGCGGTGGGCCTGGGTTGCTCGCTCGCGCTCGGCTGCGACCTGGTGCTGATGGCCGAGGACGCCTATCTGGCCGACCCGCATGTGTCGGTCGGTCTGGTGGCGGGCGACGGCGGGGTGACGCTGTGGCCGCTGCTGACCAGTCTGCTGCGGGTCAAGGAGTACCTCTTCACCGGCGACCGGATCCCGGCCGCCGTCGCGGTCGAACTGGGCCTGGCCAACCGGGTCGTGCCCGGCGACCGGCTGTTGGAGGAGGCGCTGGCCCTCGCCCACCGGCTGGCCGCCCAGCCCGCCGAGGCGCTGCGCGCCACGAAGGCCGCTCTGTCGGCGGTCGTCGAACAGGTCTCGCGCGGCGGCATGGAGGCGGCGCTGCTGGCGGAGCGGGCCACGATGACCAGCCCGGACCACATCCGCATCGTCGAATCACTCGCCTCCCGGTCCGCCCGCCGGGCGGCGGCCGAGGAGGACTGA
- a CDS encoding acyl-CoA dehydrogenase family protein has product MTVDAPLHFGDSADLERLRREVRVWLAGHPLPERLPDEPTPVFLHRWHRLLHSGGWVGLDVPREYGGRGLTSLHQVAVSDELGAGGAPGVPRIGYLAHALLEFASAEQRRRLLPRMLAGDDVWCQGFSEPGAGSDLAGLTTYAERGDDGSYTVRGQKLWTSYAQYSDYCLLLARTDRTAPPHSSITAFVLPLDRPGVTVRPLRAAGGDDEFCELFLDDVRLAREERIGAEGDGWALAMTTVSYERNALDTGHLSKYGLLVERLRRAARERRGQLPDGLLSEIGRCFVDYEVLVAHARRRIAERLAGQLAGPESSVDKLLMTRAEQRLYETALKVFPQEVHGPGGDVFAEYLYSRAASVYGGTSQIQRNIIAKRLLRLPHGAK; this is encoded by the coding sequence ATGACCGTGGACGCTCCCCTGCACTTCGGGGACTCGGCGGACCTGGAGCGGCTGCGCCGCGAGGTCCGTGTCTGGCTGGCCGGACACCCGCTGCCCGAACGCCTCCCGGACGAGCCGACGCCCGTCTTCCTGCACCGCTGGCACCGCCTCCTGCACTCCGGCGGCTGGGTCGGCCTCGACGTCCCGCGGGAGTACGGCGGCCGTGGCCTGACGTCCCTTCATCAGGTCGCCGTCAGCGACGAGTTGGGGGCCGGCGGCGCGCCCGGGGTGCCCCGCATCGGCTATCTCGCGCACGCCCTGCTGGAGTTCGCCTCCGCCGAGCAGCGCCGACGGCTGCTGCCGCGGATGCTGGCCGGCGACGACGTCTGGTGCCAGGGCTTCAGCGAGCCGGGGGCCGGCTCGGACCTGGCCGGTCTCACCACGTACGCCGAACGCGGCGACGACGGCTCCTACACCGTCCGCGGCCAGAAGCTCTGGACGAGCTACGCACAGTACTCCGACTACTGCCTGCTGCTGGCCCGCACCGACCGCACGGCTCCTCCGCACTCCTCGATCACCGCGTTCGTGCTCCCCCTGGACCGGCCCGGGGTGACCGTGCGCCCGCTGCGGGCGGCAGGCGGCGACGACGAGTTCTGCGAGCTGTTCCTGGACGACGTGCGGCTGGCGCGGGAGGAACGGATCGGGGCCGAGGGGGACGGCTGGGCGCTGGCGATGACGACGGTGTCGTACGAGCGCAACGCGCTGGACACCGGGCATCTGTCGAAGTACGGGCTGCTGGTGGAGCGGCTGCGCCGGGCCGCGCGCGAGCGGCGCGGACAGCTGCCGGACGGACTGCTGTCGGAGATCGGGCGCTGCTTCGTCGACTACGAGGTACTGGTCGCGCACGCCCGGCGGCGGATCGCCGAACGGCTCGCCGGGCAGCTCGCGGGACCGGAGTCGTCCGTCGACAAGCTGCTGATGACCCGGGCCGAACAGCGCCTGTACGAGACGGCGTTGAAGGTGTTCCCGCAGGAGGTGCACGGCCCGGGCGGGGACGTCTTCGCCGAGTACCTCTACTCCCGGGCCGCCTCCGTGTACGGCGGCACGTCGCAGATCCAGCGGAACATCATCGCCAAGCGCCTGCTGCGCCTGCCCCATGGAGCCAAGTGA
- a CDS encoding acetyl-CoA C-acyltransferase, whose translation MREAVIVAAVRTPVGRRGGGLADVHAADLSAAVLTALATRTGLDPETVDDVIWGCVSQVGDQAGNVGRYAVLAAGWPESVPGTTVNRACGSSQQALEFAVQSVLSGQHDVVVAGGVEVMSRVPLGSAKAGGTPYGPQVLARYGDFSFNQGISAELIAQKWGFTRGRLDAFAALSHERAAAAQDAGAFEEEIVPVAGVPADEGVRRGSSVETLARLKPSFADDGVIHAGNASQISDGAAALLITTPEKARKSGLTPLVRYRAGAVAGSDPVLMLTGPIPATEKVLRTAGVELSEVGVFEVNEAFAPVPLAWLAETGADPDRLNPLGGAIALGHPLGASGAVLMTRMIHHMRAHGIRYGLQTMCEGGGTANATLVELAS comes from the coding sequence ATGCGGGAAGCGGTGATCGTGGCGGCGGTGCGCACGCCCGTCGGCCGGCGCGGCGGAGGGCTGGCGGACGTGCACGCGGCCGACCTGTCCGCCGCCGTGCTCACGGCGCTGGCAACGCGGACCGGGCTGGACCCCGAGACCGTCGACGACGTGATCTGGGGGTGCGTCTCCCAGGTCGGCGACCAGGCGGGCAACGTCGGCCGGTACGCGGTCCTCGCGGCGGGCTGGCCCGAGAGCGTTCCGGGGACGACGGTCAACCGGGCCTGCGGATCGAGCCAGCAGGCGCTGGAGTTCGCCGTGCAGTCGGTCCTGTCCGGCCAGCACGACGTGGTCGTGGCGGGCGGGGTGGAGGTGATGAGCCGGGTGCCGCTGGGCTCGGCCAAGGCGGGCGGCACCCCGTACGGACCCCAAGTCCTCGCCCGCTATGGGGACTTCTCCTTCAACCAGGGAATCTCCGCCGAACTGATCGCCCAGAAGTGGGGGTTCACGCGCGGGCGACTGGACGCGTTCGCGGCACTCTCGCACGAGCGGGCGGCGGCCGCGCAGGACGCGGGCGCGTTCGAGGAGGAGATCGTGCCGGTGGCCGGCGTCCCGGCCGACGAAGGGGTACGGCGGGGCAGCAGCGTCGAGACCCTCGCCCGGCTCAAGCCGTCGTTCGCGGACGACGGGGTGATCCACGCGGGCAACGCCTCGCAGATCTCCGACGGAGCAGCAGCCCTGCTGATCACCACCCCCGAGAAGGCACGGAAGTCGGGACTGACCCCGCTGGTGCGCTACCGGGCGGGCGCGGTGGCCGGCTCCGACCCGGTGCTGATGCTCACGGGCCCGATCCCCGCGACCGAGAAGGTGCTGCGCACAGCGGGCGTGGAGCTGTCCGAGGTCGGGGTGTTCGAGGTGAACGAGGCTTTCGCACCGGTGCCGTTGGCCTGGCTGGCGGAGACCGGCGCCGACCCCGACCGCCTCAACCCGCTCGGCGGAGCGATCGCACTCGGCCATCCGCTGGGCGCTTCGGGGGCCGTGCTGATGACTCGCATGATCCATCACATGCGCGCGCACGGCATCCGCTACGGCCTGCAGACCATGTGCGAGGGCGGCGGCACCGCGAACGCCACTCTCGTCGAACTCGCCTCCTGA
- a CDS encoding SDR family NAD(P)-dependent oxidoreductase, with protein sequence MTDSTGLFDLTGRSALVTGAAGGIGAAVAEALARAGAAVLVTDVDGTAAATVAGKLTAAGHTADSAALDVTDRTAADAAAARAAGLADGTLHILVNNAGVTAPAMFEKLEEDSFRRILDVHVLGAYHCAQAALPFLPEDGRGRIINVTSSAGLVGTLGQVNYSAAKAGIIGLTKSLARELARRRVLVNALAPLAATPMTETIRTNEKFAAPMLARIPLGRWAEPEEVAGAFVFLASDAASFVTGQVLPVDGGMVM encoded by the coding sequence ATGACCGACAGCACGGGCCTGTTCGATCTGACGGGACGTTCGGCGCTGGTCACCGGCGCGGCCGGCGGCATCGGCGCGGCGGTCGCCGAGGCGCTCGCCCGGGCCGGCGCCGCGGTGCTGGTGACCGACGTGGACGGCACGGCCGCGGCGACCGTCGCCGGGAAGCTCACCGCCGCGGGGCATACGGCGGACAGCGCGGCGCTCGACGTGACGGACCGTACGGCGGCCGACGCGGCGGCGGCGCGGGCGGCCGGGCTCGCCGACGGGACGCTGCACATCCTGGTGAACAACGCCGGGGTCACCGCCCCGGCCATGTTCGAGAAGCTGGAGGAGGACTCCTTCCGGCGGATCCTCGACGTCCATGTCCTCGGCGCCTACCACTGCGCGCAGGCGGCCCTGCCGTTCCTGCCCGAGGACGGCCGGGGGCGGATCATCAACGTGACCTCGTCCGCGGGCCTGGTCGGCACCCTGGGCCAGGTGAACTACTCGGCCGCCAAGGCCGGGATCATCGGCCTGACCAAGTCCCTGGCCCGCGAACTGGCGCGCCGGCGCGTCCTGGTGAACGCGCTGGCGCCGCTCGCCGCGACGCCGATGACCGAGACCATCCGCACGAACGAGAAGTTCGCCGCCCCGATGCTGGCCCGGATCCCGCTGGGCCGCTGGGCCGAGCCGGAGGAGGTCGCGGGGGCGTTCGTCTTCCTCGCCTCCGACGCCGCGTCGTTCGTGACGGGGCAGGTGCTGCCGGTGGACGGCGGCATGGTCATGTGA
- a CDS encoding acyl-CoA dehydrogenase family protein, with the protein MQRTLFTDDHEAFRELVRDVVTDEVVPHYADWEKAGRVPRAFFELLGSLGLLGMAVPEEHGGGGRPDYRFNVVLQEEAARALVTLGTVRTQLDVVLPYFLAYANEDQRRRWFPGLASGKLLTAIAMTEPGTGSDLAGIRTTAVRDGDSYVLNGTKTFITGGLLADLVIVVARTASDPDDRRAGLTLLVVQDGTPGFTRGRVLDKMGIKVQDTVELAFDDVRAPVADRLGEEGAAFGYLGHNLPQERMTVAVGSVAQARAALDTTLAYVKERKAFGRTVASFQNTKFELAAVAAEIEAAQTMLDRAVAELVEGRLSGADAAKVKLFCTEMQARAVDRCLQLFGGYGYMLEYPIARLYADARITRIYAGTSEVMKVIIAKSLGL; encoded by the coding sequence GTGCAGCGCACGCTCTTCACCGACGACCACGAGGCGTTCCGGGAGCTCGTGCGGGACGTCGTGACCGACGAGGTCGTCCCGCACTACGCCGACTGGGAGAAGGCCGGTCGCGTCCCCCGCGCCTTCTTCGAACTCCTCGGTTCCCTCGGTCTGTTGGGCATGGCGGTTCCGGAGGAGCACGGCGGCGGCGGCCGGCCCGACTACCGCTTCAACGTCGTCCTCCAGGAGGAGGCGGCCCGCGCCCTGGTCACCCTCGGCACGGTGCGCACCCAACTCGACGTCGTCCTGCCCTACTTCCTCGCCTACGCGAACGAGGACCAGCGCCGCCGCTGGTTCCCCGGGCTCGCCTCCGGCAAGCTGCTCACCGCCATCGCGATGACCGAGCCCGGCACCGGCTCCGATCTCGCCGGGATCCGTACGACCGCCGTACGCGACGGGGACTCCTACGTCCTCAACGGGACGAAGACGTTCATCACCGGCGGGCTGCTCGCCGACCTGGTGATCGTGGTGGCGCGCACCGCGTCCGACCCCGACGACCGCCGGGCGGGCCTCACCCTGCTGGTGGTGCAGGACGGCACGCCCGGGTTCACGCGCGGGCGGGTCCTGGACAAGATGGGCATCAAGGTGCAGGACACGGTCGAGCTGGCCTTCGACGACGTACGGGCGCCGGTCGCCGACCGGCTGGGCGAGGAGGGCGCGGCCTTCGGCTATCTGGGCCACAACCTGCCGCAGGAGCGCATGACGGTCGCCGTCGGGTCGGTGGCGCAGGCGCGGGCGGCCCTCGACACGACGCTCGCGTACGTCAAGGAGCGCAAGGCGTTCGGGCGGACCGTCGCCTCCTTCCAGAACACGAAGTTCGAACTCGCCGCCGTGGCCGCGGAGATCGAGGCCGCGCAGACCATGCTCGACCGCGCGGTCGCCGAACTCGTCGAGGGCCGGCTCTCGGGCGCCGACGCGGCGAAGGTCAAGCTGTTCTGCACCGAGATGCAGGCCCGCGCCGTCGACCGATGTCTTCAACTCTTCGGCGGATACGGCTACATGCTGGAGTATCCGATCGCCCGGCTGTACGCGGACGCACGCATCACCCGCATCTACGCCGGGACCAGCGAGGTCATGAAGGTCATCATCGCCAAGTCCCTGGGGCTGTGA
- a CDS encoding enoyl-CoA hydratase/isomerase family protein produces MTVLLTRDADGVRTLTLNRPHRRNALDPQLWEALRAALSEAGGDRSVRALVLTGAGGAFCSGADLSRGVSAAHPLYRMRTLTDVALLLHELPVPTVAKVTGVAVGAGWNLALGCDLVVATPQASFSQIFARRGLSPDLGGSWLLPKLVGLQQAKRLALLAETVDAEEARALGLVTWVVDAGEVDAFVDDLTARLTAGPPVALAQTKALLNEGGDRTLRDALAGEARAQAVNFASADAPEAYEAFTQKRAPHFTGRWAVPGRADDT; encoded by the coding sequence ATGACGGTGCTGCTGACCCGGGACGCGGACGGCGTGCGCACCCTGACCCTGAACCGTCCGCACCGGCGCAACGCCCTGGACCCGCAGTTGTGGGAGGCGCTGCGCGCGGCCCTGTCCGAGGCGGGCGGCGACCGGAGCGTACGGGCGCTGGTGCTGACCGGGGCGGGCGGGGCGTTCTGCTCCGGAGCCGACCTCTCCCGGGGTGTCAGCGCGGCCCATCCCCTGTACCGGATGCGGACGTTGACGGATGTGGCGCTGCTGCTGCACGAGCTGCCGGTGCCGACGGTCGCCAAGGTGACCGGGGTGGCGGTGGGTGCGGGCTGGAACCTGGCGCTCGGCTGCGATCTGGTGGTGGCGACCCCTCAGGCGTCGTTCTCGCAGATCTTCGCGCGCCGCGGGCTGTCCCCGGACCTCGGCGGCTCCTGGCTGCTGCCGAAGCTCGTCGGGCTCCAACAGGCCAAACGGCTTGCGCTGTTGGCGGAGACCGTGGACGCCGAGGAGGCCCGGGCGCTCGGCCTGGTCACCTGGGTGGTGGACGCGGGCGAGGTCGACGCGTTCGTCGACGACCTCACCGCGCGGCTGACGGCCGGGCCGCCGGTCGCGCTCGCCCAGACCAAGGCGCTGCTGAACGAGGGCGGCGACCGCACCCTGCGGGACGCCCTCGCGGGCGAGGCGCGGGCCCAGGCGGTGAACTTCGCCTCCGCCGACGCCCCGGAGGCGTACGAGGCGTTCACGCAGAAGCGCGCACCGCACTTCACGGGCCGCTGGGCGGTACCCGGACGAGCGGACGACACGTGA
- a CDS encoding FadD3 family acyl-CoA ligase, which produces MRHDQEFQSIPQVIRRAARRFGDAPALVDGELRLSFRDLEALMVRAVRSALALGVGPGDRVGLCAPNSAEWIVAALGIQGAGGVVVPLNTRFKAGEISYILRRSGAKALFAAASFLGVDFIADLRAADPGLPALDTTVSLLGPRGSAGLSWSEFLHLGGESEERVAHTAIDGLTPDDVSDVMFTSGTTGHPKGVILTHGQSLRAYGWMSEEYTFRASDTFLVIPPFFHCFGYKAGWLASFLHGVTVVPMPVFDAGRALEIIERERVSVLLGPPTIFQDLLHHPDRPARDLTSLRVSMTGGTTVPEPLVRAMKKELSFEIVMSAYGLTESTALVTTTRIGDDEETVARTTGRPIPDVEVRIAEDGDRGVGEILVRGYNVTRGYWDDPGATAEAIDSDGWLHTGDVGRLDADGNLSIVDRKKEMYIVGGFNAYPAEIEKLLLGYEPVAQVAVVGVPDERLGEVGCAFVVPRAGAEIGEADVVAWAREHMANFKVPRHVRFVERLPRNASQKVLKHALRESFGSR; this is translated from the coding sequence ATGCGTCACGACCAGGAGTTCCAGAGCATTCCCCAGGTCATCCGGCGGGCCGCTCGGCGGTTCGGGGACGCTCCCGCCCTCGTCGACGGCGAACTTCGCCTGAGCTTCCGGGACTTGGAGGCACTGATGGTGCGGGCCGTGCGTTCGGCGCTGGCGCTGGGCGTCGGACCGGGCGACCGGGTGGGGCTGTGTGCGCCGAACTCGGCGGAGTGGATCGTCGCCGCGCTCGGCATCCAGGGGGCCGGCGGGGTCGTCGTCCCGCTCAACACCCGTTTCAAGGCGGGGGAGATCTCCTACATCCTGCGCAGGTCCGGGGCGAAGGCCCTGTTCGCCGCCGCGTCCTTCCTCGGCGTCGACTTCATCGCCGACCTGCGCGCGGCCGATCCCGGCCTGCCCGCGCTGGACACCACCGTCTCCCTCCTCGGGCCGCGCGGGTCCGCAGGGCTGTCCTGGAGCGAATTCCTGCACCTGGGCGGCGAGTCGGAGGAGCGGGTCGCGCACACGGCGATCGACGGGCTCACCCCCGACGACGTCTCCGACGTGATGTTCACCTCCGGCACCACCGGCCATCCCAAAGGCGTGATCCTCACCCACGGCCAGTCGCTGCGCGCCTACGGCTGGATGTCCGAGGAGTACACGTTCCGCGCCTCGGACACCTTCCTGGTGATCCCGCCGTTCTTCCACTGCTTCGGCTACAAGGCGGGCTGGCTGGCCTCGTTCCTGCACGGCGTGACCGTCGTCCCGATGCCGGTCTTCGACGCCGGGCGGGCGCTGGAGATCATCGAGCGGGAGCGGGTGAGCGTCCTGCTCGGCCCGCCGACCATCTTCCAGGACCTGCTGCACCACCCCGACCGCCCGGCCCGCGACCTCACCTCCCTGCGGGTCTCCATGACCGGCGGCACCACCGTCCCGGAGCCCCTGGTCCGCGCGATGAAGAAGGAGCTGTCCTTCGAGATCGTGATGAGCGCGTACGGGCTCACCGAGTCCACCGCCCTGGTGACCACCACCCGGATCGGGGACGACGAGGAGACCGTCGCCCGGACCACCGGCCGCCCGATCCCGGACGTCGAGGTCCGCATCGCCGAGGACGGCGACCGCGGCGTCGGGGAGATCCTGGTCCGCGGCTACAACGTCACCCGCGGCTACTGGGACGACCCCGGGGCCACGGCCGAGGCGATCGACTCCGACGGCTGGCTGCACACGGGAGACGTCGGACGCCTCGACGCGGACGGCAATCTCTCGATCGTCGACCGGAAGAAGGAGATGTACATCGTCGGCGGGTTCAACGCCTACCCGGCCGAGATCGAGAAACTGCTGCTCGGCTACGAGCCCGTCGCCCAGGTCGCGGTCGTCGGCGTGCCGGACGAACGGCTCGGGGAGGTGGGCTGCGCGTTCGTCGTGCCCCGAGCGGGAGCGGAGATCGGCGAGGCGGACGTCGTCGCCTGGGCGCGCGAGCACATGGCCAACTTCAAGGTGCCCCGCCATGTGCGGTTCGTGGAGCGGCTCCCGCGCAACGCGAGCCAGAAGGTGCTCAAGCACGCCCTGCGCGAGTCCTTCGGGAGCCGCTGA
- a CDS encoding acyl-CoA dehydrogenase family protein, with the protein MESEEFLLVGELLRSFATRYRIGSADEVKPAARTAAQEALAELGLAKLRRTALPVATVQECALLAEEHGSRPLTTSLIGTVLLAPELLRLLGDDQGDGADDGEGEASGALTIALAPDLRFPGPAPVHLVAWDCEGADGALCVDAEGTVTRAALGPPAPNADLLRSVRTALPGPVVGRLDPDRLQRWQAYALVVVASELVGAARAFVEASVDYARERRQYGQPIGAFQAVQHLLADATVLVEACTSATRYAAWCLDHEPPGRALTAARVAKAEVNVSAVEAVYAGMQVFGGIAQTWEHRAHLYLRRVLLGATVLASTADLLPVLAEPEDDSTGEATNEPEAVR; encoded by the coding sequence GTGGAGTCCGAGGAGTTCCTACTGGTCGGCGAGTTGCTGCGGTCGTTCGCCACCCGCTACCGGATCGGTTCGGCGGACGAGGTGAAGCCGGCCGCCCGCACGGCCGCCCAGGAGGCCCTCGCCGAACTGGGCCTGGCCAAACTGCGCCGTACGGCGCTGCCGGTCGCCACCGTCCAGGAGTGCGCGCTGCTCGCCGAGGAGCACGGCAGCCGGCCGCTGACCACCTCCCTGATCGGCACGGTCCTGCTCGCCCCCGAGCTGCTGCGCCTCCTCGGCGACGACCAGGGCGACGGAGCCGACGACGGCGAAGGCGAGGCGAGCGGCGCCCTCACGATCGCCCTCGCCCCCGATCTGCGCTTCCCCGGCCCGGCCCCCGTCCACCTCGTCGCCTGGGACTGCGAGGGCGCGGACGGCGCCCTGTGCGTGGACGCCGAAGGGACCGTCACCCGGGCCGCGTTGGGCCCGCCCGCCCCCAACGCCGACCTGCTGCGCAGCGTACGGACCGCTCTTCCCGGCCCCGTCGTCGGACGGCTCGACCCCGACCGCCTTCAGCGCTGGCAGGCATACGCCCTGGTCGTCGTGGCGAGCGAACTCGTCGGCGCGGCGCGGGCGTTCGTCGAGGCGAGCGTGGACTACGCCCGCGAGCGCCGCCAGTACGGTCAGCCCATCGGGGCCTTCCAGGCCGTACAGCATCTGCTGGCCGACGCGACGGTCCTGGTGGAGGCGTGCACCAGTGCCACCCGGTATGCCGCCTGGTGTCTGGACCACGAGCCGCCCGGGCGGGCGCTCACCGCGGCGCGCGTCGCCAAGGCGGAGGTCAACGTCTCGGCCGTGGAGGCGGTGTACGCCGGCATGCAGGTGTTCGGGGGCATCGCGCAGACGTGGGAGCACAGGGCCCACCTGTATCTGCGCAGGGTGCTGCTGGGCGCGACCGTGCTGGCCTCCACGGCCGACCTGCTGCCCGTCCTGGCCGAGCCCGAGGACGACTCCACGGGCGAGGCGACCAACGAGCCGGAGGCCGTGCGATGA